From Halostella salina, one genomic window encodes:
- a CDS encoding ferredoxin gives MSDSVVDPSDIGESDAPPVEEKPYKVVFEANKCFGAGKCAEVADNWEMDLKSGMAKPRSYFIGEDELDENVRAAEVCPAKKDEGCIHVVDRRTDDEIAPNPHGDGTLSVDW, from the coding sequence ATGAGCGACTCCGTCGTCGACCCCAGCGACATCGGCGAATCCGACGCGCCGCCGGTCGAGGAGAAACCGTACAAGGTCGTCTTCGAGGCGAACAAATGCTTCGGCGCTGGCAAGTGCGCCGAGGTCGCCGACAACTGGGAGATGGACCTGAAAAGCGGGATGGCCAAGCCCCGGTCGTACTTCATCGGCGAGGACGAACTCGACGAGAACGTCCGCGCCGCCGAGGTGTGTCCGGCCAAGAAGGACGAGGGGTGCATCCACGTGGTCGACCGCCGAACCGACGACGAGATAGCGCCCAACCCCCACGGCGACGGCACGCTCTCCGTGGACTGGTGA
- a CDS encoding metal transporter, which yields MTTAAVDRRPLAGLLALVALSPVFAWASEAVGYAEPMENAAARAGVTADPLVGGLFPGYALPGVDALAGTAAAGLVGTALTLVAALALGRTLRAA from the coding sequence GTGACGACCGCCGCCGTCGACCGCCGACCGCTGGCGGGACTGCTCGCGCTCGTCGCGCTCTCGCCCGTCTTCGCGTGGGCGTCCGAGGCGGTCGGCTACGCCGAACCGATGGAGAACGCGGCGGCGCGGGCCGGCGTCACGGCGGATCCGCTGGTCGGGGGGCTGTTCCCGGGCTATGCGCTGCCGGGCGTCGACGCGCTGGCCGGCACCGCCGCCGCGGGGCTAGTCGGGACGGCGCTCACGCTCGTCGCCGCGCTCGCTCTCGGCCGGACGCTCCGCGCGGCCTGA
- a CDS encoding energy-coupling factor ABC transporter permease: MHTPDGYLHPWMAGAFLALAGAALTAAAVRGRTDLTDRRVDLFAVVAAGIFAAQLLDWPIPGGTSAHFVGGALAGVALGPHLGALAVGLVVAVQALVFGDGGVLALGANVWNMAVVEVYVGYAVYRALAGRSETLALVAAGWVGVTAAALSAGLQLGLSPGFDLLTTVAVIAGGHVLLGIGEGLLTLAGARLLPAVFADDADAPEVVRA; the protein is encoded by the coding sequence ATGCACACGCCCGACGGATACCTGCACCCGTGGATGGCCGGCGCGTTCCTCGCGCTGGCGGGGGCCGCGCTGACCGCCGCCGCGGTCCGCGGCCGCACTGACCTGACCGACCGCCGCGTCGACCTGTTCGCCGTGGTCGCCGCGGGCATCTTCGCCGCACAGCTGCTCGACTGGCCGATACCGGGCGGCACCAGCGCGCACTTCGTCGGCGGCGCGCTGGCCGGCGTCGCGCTCGGCCCGCATCTCGGCGCGCTCGCGGTCGGCCTCGTCGTCGCCGTGCAGGCGCTCGTCTTCGGCGACGGCGGCGTCCTCGCGCTCGGCGCGAACGTCTGGAACATGGCCGTCGTCGAGGTGTACGTCGGCTACGCCGTCTACCGCGCGCTCGCCGGCCGCTCGGAGACGCTCGCGCTCGTCGCCGCGGGCTGGGTCGGCGTCACCGCCGCCGCGCTGTCGGCCGGTCTCCAGCTCGGTCTGTCGCCCGGCTTCGACCTGCTGACCACCGTCGCCGTCATCGCCGGGGGCCACGTCCTCCTCGGCATCGGCGAGGGCCTGCTGACGCTCGCCGGCGCGCGCCTGCTCCCGGCGGTGTTCGCCGACGACGCGGACGCGCCGGAGGTGGTCCGGGCGTGA
- a CDS encoding outer membrane protein assembly factor BamB family protein has translation MTRLPRRRLLAAAGSGLAGALAGCGYRPGGGELVWEQSLSNGRFPRTGETAWVDDGDLLVAVENREGQDYDREREEWVDVSEAEATAYDSSGDVRWRGTTARQYAGDPAIGPDGVYVPLRDGGVTALSRSGDDAGSVRWTNDRLGPVSRVVAGDGVVVALGDAGFACLDAADGEATGAGESIPVTGTDVGSVAVGGGRVWASSRGDATLYGAAVDGGDPVELTLPDSPPDLAALDDGVVVATVDDGLRAVGPDGAVRWAADVRAPDYSLVAGDRLYVVADASVIAVDSAGGERRWQHELPLLNPPVVDDDGVYGAVSGCRFQALTDGGEEWWSVPTPDDEGYGCDLTYVTVLDDRIVAVDGDRLYAVRKRPGDRWTLL, from the coding sequence ATGACCCGGCTGCCGAGACGCCGCCTGCTCGCCGCCGCCGGGAGCGGACTCGCCGGTGCGCTCGCCGGCTGTGGCTACCGACCCGGGGGTGGCGAACTCGTCTGGGAGCAGTCTCTGTCGAACGGGAGGTTCCCTCGGACCGGTGAGACGGCCTGGGTCGACGACGGCGACCTCCTCGTCGCGGTGGAGAACCGCGAGGGGCAGGACTACGACCGCGAACGCGAGGAGTGGGTCGACGTGTCGGAGGCGGAGGCGACGGCGTACGACTCGTCGGGCGACGTTCGCTGGCGGGGCACGACGGCGCGCCAGTACGCCGGCGACCCGGCGATCGGTCCCGACGGCGTGTACGTCCCCCTCCGCGATGGCGGGGTGACGGCGCTGAGTAGATCGGGGGACGACGCGGGGTCGGTTCGCTGGACGAACGACCGCCTCGGGCCGGTGTCGCGCGTCGTCGCGGGCGACGGTGTAGTGGTCGCGCTGGGCGACGCCGGCTTCGCCTGCCTCGACGCCGCCGACGGCGAGGCGACGGGAGCCGGGGAGTCGATACCGGTCACCGGAACCGACGTGGGAAGCGTCGCCGTCGGCGGCGGCCGCGTGTGGGCGAGTTCTCGGGGGGACGCGACGCTGTACGGCGCGGCAGTCGACGGCGGCGACCCGGTCGAGCTGACGCTCCCGGACTCACCGCCGGACCTCGCGGCGCTCGACGACGGCGTCGTCGTGGCGACAGTCGACGACGGGCTTCGGGCGGTCGGCCCCGACGGGGCGGTCCGCTGGGCTGCCGACGTGCGCGCGCCGGACTACTCGCTCGTCGCCGGCGACCGGCTGTACGTCGTCGCCGACGCGTCGGTCATCGCCGTCGACTCGGCGGGCGGCGAGCGCCGCTGGCAGCACGAACTGCCGTTGCTCAATCCGCCAGTCGTCGACGACGACGGCGTGTACGGCGCGGTGTCGGGCTGTCGGTTCCAGGCGCTGACCGACGGGGGCGAGGAGTGGTGGAGCGTCCCGACGCCGGACGACGAGGGGTACGGCTGCGACCTGACGTACGTTACCGTCCTCGACGACCGGATCGTCGCCGTCGACGGCGACCGGCTGTACGCGGTCCGGAAGCGGCCCGGCGACCGCTGGACGCTGCTGTGA
- a CDS encoding M48 family metalloprotease produces the protein MPLRTPLAPERELQLRIAVAVVLVVALPFALVHTFLYVLNTVGIAMLEWITGRAWYGRFYVDPALLAVVVLGGLALQYRYGPGMILGSVGARSTDESEYPELHAAVTRLAQQANVPTPAVRVVDTDLPNAFAVGTPGRGTVVVSTGLLDLLDEDERDAVVAHELAHLKNRDSSLMTVAWVLPAVTFYLAIAAYTVLAGLFRALGNSHSGGNDGRGLAVVVAVVVVSGVVTLSVSAVFWVASVLVHRVLSRYREFAADRGAAEITGSPAALASALGKIDDTMPSVPDEDLRRYDGGAEALYLAPLESRSFDSHELVSTDVFPDTHPPTAERIDHLQEMAAAEET, from the coding sequence ATGCCCCTCCGCACACCGCTCGCCCCGGAACGGGAGCTACAACTCAGGATCGCCGTCGCAGTGGTCCTCGTCGTCGCCCTGCCGTTCGCGCTCGTTCACACGTTTCTCTACGTGCTGAACACGGTCGGGATCGCGATGCTCGAGTGGATCACCGGGCGGGCGTGGTACGGCCGGTTCTACGTCGACCCCGCCCTGCTCGCCGTCGTGGTCCTCGGCGGACTGGCGCTCCAGTACCGCTACGGGCCGGGGATGATCCTCGGCTCCGTCGGCGCGCGGTCGACCGACGAATCGGAGTACCCCGAACTGCACGCCGCCGTGACCCGGCTCGCACAGCAGGCTAACGTGCCGACGCCGGCGGTCCGCGTCGTCGACACCGACCTGCCCAACGCCTTCGCCGTCGGCACGCCCGGCCGGGGCACAGTCGTCGTCTCGACCGGGCTGCTCGACCTGCTGGACGAGGACGAGCGCGACGCCGTCGTCGCCCACGAACTCGCCCACCTCAAGAACCGCGACTCCAGTCTGATGACGGTCGCCTGGGTCCTCCCGGCGGTGACCTTCTACCTCGCCATCGCGGCGTACACCGTCCTCGCCGGGCTGTTCCGGGCGCTCGGCAACAGCCACTCGGGCGGCAACGACGGGCGCGGACTCGCCGTCGTCGTTGCCGTCGTCGTCGTCAGCGGCGTCGTCACGCTGAGCGTCTCGGCGGTGTTCTGGGTCGCGAGCGTCCTCGTCCACCGGGTGCTCTCGCGCTACCGCGAGTTCGCCGCCGACCGCGGTGCCGCCGAGATCACCGGCTCACCGGCGGCGCTGGCCAGCGCGCTCGGGAAGATCGACGACACGATGCCGTCGGTGCCCGACGAGGACCTCCGGCGCTACGACGGCGGCGCGGAGGCGCTGTACCTCGCGCCGCTGGAGAGCCGGTCGTTCGACTCGCACGAACTCGTCAGCACCGACGTGTTCCCCGACACGCACCCGCCGACAGCCGAGCGGATCGACCACCTGCAGGAAATGGCGGCCGCGGAGGAAACATGA
- a CDS encoding helix-turn-helix transcriptional regulator: MGSDGPSPLEQVAYLARAESRVRILEALLESGPATQRDLRTRLDASRTTVARSLRSLEETGWVDPEARTYRLTPAGRLVADSFLDLVDTVRLTEELSEFLTWFPRSELPFDLARLADAEVTTSDAGDPYAPARTQSEILRTADRVRLFLPSIDMEGTKLIAEQVTDGGLDAETLIAPDLEATIESDEYAPLLREKVETGRSDVYVAESDLGFYLGIADDGTVQIGVEDDDGLPRALVETTDERVREWAEETYETYRANARLKPVGEF, encoded by the coding sequence ATGGGATCGGATGGCCCGTCGCCGCTGGAGCAGGTGGCCTACCTGGCCCGGGCCGAGTCCCGCGTTCGGATCCTAGAGGCGTTGCTGGAGTCGGGACCGGCGACACAGCGCGACCTCAGGACACGCCTCGACGCCTCGCGGACGACCGTCGCCCGCTCGCTCCGGTCGCTGGAGGAGACCGGCTGGGTCGACCCCGAGGCGCGGACGTACCGCCTGACGCCGGCGGGCAGGCTCGTCGCCGACTCGTTTCTCGACCTGGTCGATACGGTGCGACTGACCGAGGAACTGTCGGAGTTTCTGACGTGGTTCCCGCGGTCGGAGCTACCGTTCGACCTCGCCCGGCTGGCGGACGCCGAGGTGACCACGTCGGACGCCGGGGACCCGTACGCCCCGGCCAGAACCCAGTCGGAGATCCTCCGGACCGCCGACCGGGTCAGGCTGTTCCTCCCCTCGATCGACATGGAGGGGACGAAGCTGATCGCAGAGCAGGTCACCGACGGCGGCCTCGACGCCGAGACGCTGATCGCCCCGGACCTCGAGGCGACGATCGAGTCCGACGAGTACGCGCCGCTGCTCCGCGAGAAGGTCGAAACCGGCCGGTCGGACGTCTACGTCGCCGAGTCCGACCTCGGGTTCTACCTCGGGATCGCCGACGACGGGACCGTCCAGATCGGCGTCGAGGACGACGACGGGCTTCCCCGGGCGCTGGTCGAGACCACCGACGAGCGCGTCCGGGAGTGGGCGGAGGAGACGTACGAGACGTACCGGGCGAACGCCCGACTGAAACCGGTCGGGGAGTTCTGA
- a CDS encoding alpha/beta hydrolase — translation MPAPERTSDDGRCGGREVGRRSVLATLGTVGFGTAAGCVGDAAESDDGTRPDASDGTSSDDSTAGTDGDDADATATPDRPDGYATPDPPAFDEPDEVTDGVELFRGVTFEETPEATLKLDFHRPEGGTDLPLVLHVHGGAWEYGSRGTYTRWHADHGMAAATIDYRLSGTAEYPAAVRDVVAAVTWLRTWAAESAGIDPERVALRGASAGAHLAALVATAPGTETFAPVGLDPNVGSVDGFVGVSGIYDLGDGNGESDVATKFFGCPPSDCPDVYREASPVEHVDGEAPPALLWHGRSDQLVPTEQSERFRAALEAADVPVTTLLPEDADHVQMLKDPWREAFRAAERSFLVDVLDL, via the coding sequence ATGCCAGCCCCGGAACGGACATCGGACGACGGTCGGTGCGGGGGCCGCGAGGTTGGCCGCCGGAGCGTGCTCGCGACCCTCGGCACCGTCGGGTTCGGAACGGCCGCCGGATGCGTCGGCGACGCCGCGGAGTCCGACGACGGCACGCGCCCGGACGCTTCGGACGGGACGAGTTCGGATGACTCCACCGCCGGGACGGACGGCGACGACGCCGACGCCACGGCGACCCCCGACCGCCCCGACGGGTACGCCACGCCCGACCCGCCGGCTTTCGACGAGCCGGACGAGGTCACCGACGGCGTCGAGCTGTTCCGCGGCGTCACCTTCGAGGAGACGCCGGAAGCGACGCTCAAGCTGGATTTCCACCGTCCCGAAGGCGGGACGGACCTCCCGCTGGTTCTCCACGTCCACGGCGGTGCCTGGGAGTACGGCAGCCGGGGGACCTACACGCGGTGGCACGCCGACCACGGGATGGCGGCCGCGACCATCGACTACCGGCTCAGCGGGACGGCGGAGTACCCGGCGGCGGTGCGGGACGTGGTCGCCGCCGTCACATGGCTCCGGACGTGGGCGGCCGAATCGGCCGGGATCGACCCCGAGCGCGTCGCGCTCCGCGGCGCGTCCGCCGGCGCGCACCTCGCGGCGCTCGTCGCCACGGCTCCCGGGACGGAGACGTTCGCACCCGTCGGCCTCGACCCGAACGTCGGGAGCGTCGACGGCTTCGTCGGCGTCAGCGGGATCTACGACCTCGGAGACGGGAACGGGGAGTCGGACGTGGCGACGAAGTTCTTCGGCTGTCCGCCGTCGGACTGTCCCGACGTGTACCGCGAGGCGTCGCCCGTCGAACACGTCGACGGCGAGGCTCCGCCGGCGCTGCTCTGGCACGGCAGGAGCGACCAGCTCGTCCCGACCGAACAGTCCGAACGGTTCCGGGCGGCGCTCGAAGCCGCCGACGTTCCGGTCACGACGCTGCTCCCCGAGGACGCGGACCACGTCCAGATGCTGAAGGACCCGTGGCGCGAGGCGTTCCGGGCAGCGGAGCGGTCGTTCCTCGTGGACGTACTCGACCTGTAA
- a CDS encoding peptidylprolyl isomerase, with amino-acid sequence MTIQATLHTTEGDIEVELYDEKAPRTVENFVNLAAHDPAADAEPAPDTVTWEDPESGEVRGDALYNDVPFHRVIEDFMIQGGDPTGTGRGGPGYEFADEFHDDLRHDDAGVLSMANSGPDTNGSQFFITLDAQPHLDDKHAVFGKVTDGMDVVEAIGAVDTNARDQPDEEILLEAVTVED; translated from the coding sequence ATGACGATCCAGGCGACCCTGCACACGACAGAGGGCGACATCGAGGTCGAACTGTACGACGAGAAGGCACCCCGAACCGTCGAGAACTTCGTCAACCTCGCGGCGCACGACCCGGCCGCCGACGCTGAGCCGGCACCGGACACCGTGACGTGGGAGGACCCCGAGAGCGGCGAGGTCCGGGGCGACGCGCTGTACAACGACGTGCCGTTCCACCGCGTCATCGAGGACTTCATGATCCAGGGCGGCGACCCGACCGGCACTGGCCGCGGCGGCCCCGGCTACGAGTTCGCCGACGAGTTCCACGACGACCTGCGCCACGACGACGCCGGCGTCCTGTCGATGGCCAACTCCGGGCCGGACACCAACGGCTCGCAGTTCTTCATCACGCTGGACGCCCAGCCCCACCTCGACGACAAGCACGCCGTCTTCGGCAAGGTCACCGACGGGATGGACGTGGTCGAGGCGATCGGCGCGGTCGACACGAACGCCCGCGACCAGCCCGACGAGGAGATCCTCCTCGAAGCCGTCACCGTCGAGGACTGA
- a CDS encoding outer membrane protein assembly factor BamB family protein, whose translation MSDHDMRSRAVRRRRLLAAAGAGIAGLAGCSSGGESDNDGGGLATTTAPGGSETTSGEGTGDPETESADWRMYRGGPGQAAYSPGAGPGGDADIEWTWSTPNTDEYVDQSGTRQVAVADGTAYVATHLPYGGETSRTYLYGLDAATGERLWVYERDWGEAQVGSNRSMPVIVDGRAVFLVSGYVNDRWEYVGVDDGEAAWTAAPVPADEDKRLAGRNAPLALPDGTVLASVGNNRYRRLAPSVGEFSGDAIPVTGWTPTVADDSQFVHWSETFQRRPLGGDEPDWRFDWHERGIVTNQLTPPVHADGTVYFGVGMDYFDVPDGPEVPDSRRPRLFAVDAGTGTDRWTRVLETERGERGSRGEGGDDYWLIHGRAAALAVGPDAVYAYTTTGDVAAFSPADGSERWRTSVSDRNLASIPGNFVACPDGVYVALPDGLVHVSSDGEASSLATGDHETATLSLAGGRLFVARNERIEVYG comes from the coding sequence ATGTCAGATCATGACATGCGGAGCCGCGCCGTCCGCCGGCGGCGGCTGCTCGCCGCCGCGGGCGCTGGCATCGCCGGACTCGCGGGCTGCAGTTCCGGTGGGGAAAGCGACAACGACGGCGGCGGGCTGGCGACCACGACCGCTCCCGGCGGGAGTGAGACGACCAGCGGCGAGGGCACGGGCGACCCGGAAACGGAGAGCGCCGACTGGCGGATGTACCGTGGCGGGCCGGGACAGGCGGCGTACTCCCCGGGAGCCGGTCCCGGCGGCGACGCCGACATCGAGTGGACGTGGTCGACGCCGAACACCGACGAGTACGTCGACCAGAGCGGGACGCGGCAGGTCGCGGTTGCGGACGGGACGGCGTACGTCGCGACCCACCTCCCGTACGGCGGGGAGACGAGCCGCACGTACCTCTACGGGCTGGACGCGGCCACGGGGGAACGGCTGTGGGTCTACGAGCGCGACTGGGGCGAGGCGCAGGTCGGCTCGAATCGGTCGATGCCCGTGATCGTCGACGGCCGCGCCGTCTTCCTCGTGAGCGGCTACGTCAACGACCGGTGGGAGTACGTCGGCGTCGACGACGGCGAGGCGGCGTGGACGGCCGCGCCAGTGCCGGCGGACGAGGACAAGCGGCTAGCCGGGCGGAACGCGCCCCTCGCGCTGCCGGACGGCACCGTCCTCGCGAGCGTCGGCAACAATCGCTATCGGCGACTCGCGCCGTCAGTCGGCGAGTTCAGCGGCGACGCGATCCCGGTCACCGGCTGGACCCCGACGGTCGCCGACGACAGCCAGTTCGTCCACTGGAGCGAGACGTTCCAGCGCCGGCCGCTCGGCGGCGACGAACCTGACTGGCGGTTCGACTGGCACGAGCGCGGCATCGTCACCAACCAATTGACGCCGCCGGTCCACGCCGACGGGACGGTCTACTTCGGCGTCGGCATGGATTACTTCGACGTGCCGGACGGTCCGGAGGTTCCGGACTCCCGCCGGCCGCGGCTGTTTGCGGTCGACGCCGGGACGGGAACCGACCGCTGGACCCGCGTGCTGGAGACGGAACGCGGCGAGCGGGGGTCCCGGGGAGAGGGCGGCGATGACTACTGGTTAATCCACGGACGCGCCGCGGCGCTCGCAGTGGGTCCCGATGCGGTGTACGCCTACACCACGACCGGCGACGTGGCGGCGTTCTCACCGGCCGACGGGAGCGAGCGCTGGCGCACGTCGGTCTCCGACCGGAACCTGGCCAGCATCCCCGGCAACTTCGTCGCCTGTCCGGACGGCGTCTACGTCGCGCTGCCCGACGGGCTCGTCCACGTGTCCAGCGACGGCGAGGCGAGTAGCCTTGCTACCGGAGACCACGAGACGGCCACGCTGTCGCTCGCCGGCGGCCGCCTGTTCGTCGCTCGCAACGAGCGGATCGAGGTGTACGGCTGA
- a CDS encoding succinylglutamate desuccinylase/aspartoacylase family protein translates to MVAPAVHSAERVTLARLPSGVEVATTVHTYASPANGPTVYVQAAQHGREVNGTAVLRRLHDRLVDASIAGRVVAVPVANPLTFDRVSYTTPEPLDSVHSNMNRVWPGDADGTLHERMAARLWTYASDADAAVDLHTGSPELLTHVVYRDGDATARALAEAFGTDLLLAEAAGDDAADEWHRRNFAGKFRVAAAREGIPAITPELAHNKQIVEDAVEAGVDGTLNVLRHLGVLPGAPDPAAPTVARNHLGRVDAVDAGLFRPHPDRALGERVDEGTPLGTLYDPTSYEVLQEATADDAGILYAITREATVAAGGKLANVAIPRAE, encoded by the coding sequence ATGGTAGCGCCGGCAGTTCACTCGGCGGAGCGCGTCACGCTCGCTCGCCTCCCGTCGGGGGTCGAGGTGGCGACGACGGTCCACACCTACGCCAGCCCCGCCAACGGGCCGACCGTCTACGTGCAGGCCGCCCAGCACGGTCGCGAGGTGAACGGGACGGCGGTCCTCCGGCGGCTCCACGACCGGCTGGTCGACGCGAGCATCGCCGGGCGGGTCGTCGCCGTGCCGGTGGCGAATCCCCTCACATTCGACCGGGTCTCGTACACGACGCCGGAACCGCTCGACAGCGTCCACTCGAACATGAACCGGGTGTGGCCCGGCGACGCCGACGGGACGCTCCACGAGCGCATGGCCGCCCGGCTCTGGACGTACGCGAGCGACGCCGACGCCGCAGTCGACCTCCACACCGGGAGTCCGGAGCTGCTCACCCACGTCGTCTACCGCGACGGCGACGCGACGGCCCGCGCGCTCGCCGAGGCGTTCGGTACGGACCTCCTGCTGGCGGAGGCGGCGGGCGACGACGCCGCCGACGAGTGGCACCGCCGGAACTTCGCCGGGAAGTTCCGCGTCGCCGCCGCCCGCGAGGGGATCCCCGCCATCACCCCTGAGCTGGCCCACAACAAACAGATCGTTGAGGACGCCGTCGAGGCCGGCGTCGACGGAACCCTGAACGTGCTCCGCCACCTCGGCGTCCTGCCCGGCGCGCCCGACCCTGCCGCCCCGACCGTCGCCCGCAACCACCTCGGCCGGGTCGACGCCGTCGACGCCGGACTCTTCCGCCCGCATCCGGACCGGGCGCTGGGCGAGCGCGTCGACGAGGGGACGCCGCTGGGGACGCTGTACGACCCGACGAGCTACGAGGTGTTGCAGGAGGCGACCGCCGACGACGCCGGGATCCTCTATGCGATCACCCGCGAGGCGACCGTCGCCGCCGGCGGCAAACTGGCGAACGTGGCGATCCCGCGGGCGGAGTGA
- a CDS encoding anthranilate phosphoribosyltransferase, with protein MAEATAKYGEWPLKRLMTEVVGSGHKSADDMSREQAREAFQRILGAEPDPTTLGAFWLANRWKRNTPEELAAYTDVMVEESVERAEPDADPVDCGANYDGKGRTAILGVAAGVVAAGAGTPVVAHSGDRVPTQKQDAYKHVLDELGVRTELDLAESADMVDETGFGFYYQPAFNPGIDDLFDRRDQMGVRVFVNTIETLANPANADVHLGSFYHLAFATKVTDTFAAMETETPDRVIMFQGMEGYDDIRPGYTKVAEWNAGGESGDADFDDYEIETPEYGMEFEEADLEVDDVAADSAAITESVVAGERDDGFADAVALNAAFRIYARGDADTLDEGLMMARESVADGSAAAVLDDLREF; from the coding sequence ATGGCCGAGGCAACCGCGAAGTACGGCGAGTGGCCCCTGAAACGCCTGATGACCGAAGTCGTCGGCTCCGGGCACAAGTCCGCCGACGACATGAGCCGCGAGCAGGCCCGCGAGGCGTTCCAGCGCATCCTCGGGGCCGAACCCGACCCGACCACGCTCGGCGCGTTCTGGCTGGCGAACCGCTGGAAGCGCAACACCCCCGAGGAGCTGGCGGCCTACACCGACGTGATGGTCGAGGAGAGCGTCGAGCGGGCCGAACCCGACGCCGACCCCGTCGACTGCGGCGCGAACTACGACGGGAAGGGACGCACCGCGATCCTCGGCGTCGCGGCCGGCGTCGTCGCCGCGGGCGCGGGGACGCCCGTCGTCGCCCACTCCGGCGACCGCGTGCCGACCCAGAAGCAGGACGCCTACAAGCACGTGCTCGACGAACTCGGCGTCCGCACCGAACTCGACCTCGCGGAGAGCGCCGACATGGTCGACGAGACCGGCTTCGGCTTCTACTACCAGCCGGCGTTCAACCCCGGGATCGACGACCTGTTCGACCGCCGTGATCAGATGGGCGTCCGCGTGTTCGTCAACACCATCGAGACGCTGGCCAACCCCGCGAACGCCGACGTCCACCTCGGCAGCTTCTACCACCTCGCGTTCGCCACGAAGGTGACCGACACGTTCGCCGCGATGGAGACCGAGACGCCCGACCGCGTCATCATGTTCCAGGGGATGGAGGGGTACGACGACATCCGGCCGGGGTACACGAAGGTCGCGGAGTGGAACGCGGGCGGCGAGTCCGGCGACGCGGACTTCGACGACTACGAGATAGAGACGCCCGAGTACGGCATGGAGTTCGAGGAGGCGGACCTCGAAGTCGACGACGTGGCCGCCGACTCCGCGGCGATCACCGAGTCGGTCGTCGCCGGCGAGCGCGACGACGGGTTCGCCGACGCCGTCGCGCTCAACGCCGCGTTCCGGATCTACGCCCGCGGCGACGCCGACACGCTCGACGAGGGACTGATGATGGCCCGCGAGTCCGTCGCCGACGGGAGCGCCGCGGCCGTGCTGGACGACCTGCGGGAGTTCTGA
- a CDS encoding SDR family NAD(P)-dependent oxidoreductase, producing MDLGDRSDWTVLLTGGTSGIGRAAARELGAAGATVYLVGRDPERGETAAQTVRTAGGDATFLQYDLASQSAVRDLAATVREHTDRLDALVNNAAVAPDEHSTTDDGVPFAVAVNHLAPYLLTRELAPLLRDSAPARVVVTASGVHRRADVAPDDPDLLGEHAGLDGYARTKLMNVLFVRELADRLDGTGVTATALHPGFIPGSGLYRNSALYVRATMKLFSVLPVGRSVADGGEALARLAAADDAADANGAYFDGTERAEPSDAARDERRQTALWSASADLLGVDPDWPAVAGGD from the coding sequence ATGGACCTGGGCGACCGGAGCGACTGGACGGTGCTGCTCACGGGCGGGACGAGCGGCATCGGCCGCGCGGCGGCGCGGGAACTGGGCGCGGCCGGGGCGACGGTGTACCTCGTCGGGCGGGACCCGGAGCGCGGTGAGACGGCCGCACAGACGGTGCGGACGGCGGGCGGCGACGCCACCTTCCTCCAGTACGACCTCGCGTCGCAGTCGGCGGTGCGCGACCTCGCGGCGACGGTCCGGGAGCACACCGACCGGCTCGACGCGCTGGTGAACAACGCCGCCGTCGCGCCCGACGAGCACAGCACGACCGACGACGGCGTCCCGTTCGCGGTAGCGGTGAACCACCTCGCGCCGTACCTGCTGACCCGCGAACTCGCGCCGCTGCTCCGGGACAGCGCCCCCGCCCGCGTCGTCGTCACGGCGTCGGGCGTCCACCGGCGCGCCGACGTTGCCCCCGACGACCCGGACCTGCTTGGCGAGCACGCGGGACTCGACGGCTACGCCCGGACGAAGCTGATGAACGTCCTGTTCGTCCGCGAACTCGCCGACCGCCTCGACGGGACGGGCGTGACGGCGACGGCGCTCCACCCCGGATTCATCCCGGGGAGCGGCCTCTACCGGAACAGCGCGCTGTACGTCCGGGCCACGATGAAGCTGTTCTCCGTCCTTCCCGTCGGCCGGAGCGTCGCTGACGGCGGCGAGGCGCTGGCCCGGCTGGCGGCGGCGGACGATGCCGCCGACGCGAACGGGGCGTACTTCGACGGCACCGAGCGCGCGGAGCCGTCGGACGCGGCCCGCGACGAGCGCCGGCAGACAGCACTGTGGTCGGCGAGCGCGGACCTGCTCGGCGTCGACCCGGACTGGCCGGCAGTCGCTGGTGGAGACTGA